Sequence from the Puntigrus tetrazona isolate hp1 chromosome 11, ASM1883169v1, whole genome shotgun sequence genome:
agaatatatggatgaataaaaatgtacctGTACAATCATTCTgcaataatttcaaaataaataaaatgatacaaGTGAACAGTTCAATAGTTCATAATTTTCAGTCATTCAAATGTACGGTTTAAACTGATTCGTGGAAATTAATTTTTGCGaatgaaatttaaattcaatattaaaacgCTTGCTTGCAAGTAACAAAGCAAGAAGAGgtcataaaatagtttaaatgaaaaatatatattattaatagtttagtGGTCAAATAATAGGCAATCTCTAAGATAATCAAGAATAAATATATCACCAGTGCGTGGCATATATTTTCAACCAGCCCTGCTGCTTGTAGTGTACAGTACCTAGAACAATGatatcgatttttttttaacaataactaagcttttttgttttgttccaaatTACTTAATGGGAGGTATTCAAACCTAGCTTAACTAGCTGAGCTTAACATGCTTGCTCAGATACAATCGGACGTCTGGAATGCAGGATGGCTCTTCCTGTGCTTGTTATCAGGACAGCCCAACATTAAACACACGACATTAAAACGAGCGTCCCACTTATCAATGCAAAAACAGCCTGAAGATTAAGCTAACAGGAAACCTTCTTCCCGCACGCAAAACTTCCTACTAGTTGATGCATGATGTGTACGtggattttctttttgtccAGATTTGAGGGTGAGATTCAAATGAGCGTATGAGTTATGCCGACTGCATGatgtctcattaaaaaaaagacgcCGCCCACAAACACGGAAGGATTTTCCACATTTAACGGCTGTTTTATCTGGGAGCGCGTGGGTGTGACAGACTCACAAGGACGTGGCGTTCTGCTGCGCCTCGGCTAGCCGCAGTCTTTTGGCGTGGTTCTTGCCCTGATAGTGTGCCTGGGCCACAGCGGGAGAGCTGAAGGAAGCGTCACACAGCTTGCAGTAGTCGTTTTCCGTGGCCAGTATGACCCGGCTAGCGCCCTTAGAGAGTGGCTGCAGACGGGACAATGACAGTACAGCTTTTAGAAAGAGTAGAGCGATGAAAGGTGCGCGTCTACAGGGACGTCTCTGATTACTATCACACCGGGCTCGGTGAATGGACGCTTGCAGAGTGACACCGCATGATCAAACTGCACTTAAAGATATTCACTGATAGGGCTGGATGATAAAGCAGCCGGTATCTAAATATCTTGATCATTTTAAGCTGATGATATATATGTCGCATTGTACGTAAACAACTATTAAAAAGGTTTGggctcagtattttttttttgtgatgtaaaaatgatgcaaaaaatataatgttacaattatttttaattgtaataatatttcgcaTTATTacggttttactgtattttaatcaaataaatggaaCTTTAGTGAGctgctttcaaaaaacatttaaacattttatagatCCCAAATTTTTCGGAGTGAAAATTAATTGCTGAATCAGTTTGAAATTCCTggaaataatctaaataatttttgtgctgtttattttaaagatgtggCTGGTACAGTGTATTTCTGCCcctcaaaaatgtaattaattgattGAGCAAATGTAATTGTAGCTGCATTCCAGGtcgtttttttcttccttcGCTAACTTTTCTCCGTCTCGTTGACTCGGATATACATAATTTCCTATGTTGCACTAGTGCTCACTGCTCGTGAAACCCATGCAATGGGCTAAAATGGATTGACTTTAGTCCTTGAACACTCGGAATCCGCTGTGGCGCTTTATTAATTATCGAACTGAACTGAATCTGTTTGGGGTGGGAGTAAATCAAACGCGATTCGCGACGACGGCACAATCGCATTGCGGTCTGTAGAGCAGCCTGAAGCGTATATAGGAAGTAGACTAACTCCCTTGGTGAAAATCGATGAGTCGAGGGTCTGTCCATATAAACGTCACTAGTCCACTTCAAAGCAGAACGCACTTGGTGACTGGGATTGGTGCTTAGGGACTCCAATAGTTTGCAGTTACGTTTGATGCCACATCAATAATGCAAGACAAAGAAACATGCTAAACTAGTCTACTGACGTGCTTACTTTTTACATAGCTAGGAATAtcacagcatttttaataattaaatgcgCATCGTTCAGTTCTACTTGCAGACAGCCTGAAAAAGAGCCCACACTTGCTCGGACAGAAATGCACCAGATAAGAGTCATAAGTACCTGGTTGGCAGTCACATTTGCAGAATCTGTGGGTGGAGTGGCTGAGGGTTGCTGGGAAACAGGCTCTACTACCTCTGGTATTCTAATTGGAGGTGGCTGCTGGCTACCAGCATAAAAATTGCGCAGCTTCTTACTGTGGTTTTTCCCCTACAGACAAACAAAGGATTGATTACATGCTTTCTTTTTCGTTGAAGCAAAGATTTAAACCAGTGCTTAGGCTCTCAAGAAAAACAACTAACTGAAAGAAACCAAAACTGAAAGTAAAAACTCCTGATTTCTAAACATACAGTATCATTCAAGACAAACTATTATTTTGGTGTCATCAGGCGTTGCGCAATCCGAAACCACTTTGTTGACATAAACACAGAATGCAAAATCATTCACTCTTCTATaatcatatttacacatttcatGGATCATAACATGAGTTTTAGATTACCTGATAATGTGCCTGAGCCTGTTGGGCAGAGTTGAGAGTGACGTTACAGAGCTTACAGTACAGAGGCTTGCAAAGCTCTTCCAGAGTGGCTTCCTGGTCAGAACCCAGCGCCTGAGCGTCTTCTTCGGGGGGCTTGGGACTGAGGACGGGGGGCGCTGGGATGGGAGGGGTGGGCGGCAACTGGAGGTGAGTGGGCGGCTTTATGGCTAGAGGAGAGCAGTGTGGGAACCGCAAGGGATCCGGAGACATCATCACCGGCGGAGGACTGAGGTTCTGGGTCGGGGTCATGGCCTGGAAAGGCTGAGGTGGCTGCTGACATATCAAACTAAGAGGCGGTTTGAGAATAGGGTCCGGACCTGGAAAGccaaatgacagaatttaggTGTCAGAGTGAGTAAATAAGGGTCACCGGTGCATACCAGCctagaaaacatgaaaaagaacaaccaagtaaaaaatgttttggtaagCCTTTCTCtgcaagtgcaaaaaaaaaagagaaatcacTCCTCCATGACGTAAAAAGGATAACATAATTGCCTGATTGCCTGAAATAAACTTCTGTGTTTAAGCGCAATAAGACATGAAAGAGAAGTTTAGTTTATTACTCACTGGCATGTATGAGAACAGTTTCTTACTCCTCTTAAATCTTGCTAATATCTCGATTTGTTCTCACAGCAGTGAgagtaaatgtaaagaaaactaAATGCTTTTGTCTCCTGCTTCTAAGGTGATTCTTCTGATGAAAAAAAGGACTGGGCTCTTTTAGTGTTTCGGAAGAGATCTCAATGTTTTTAAGATACCAAAGACTGAAATCAAAAGCGAACTCAAACAACATCCAGTACATTCCTTCAAAACCAAATGTTCAGAGCTGTCCACATTAGTCCACATCCATATTCCtacatatttaaagaaaacataacGGTGCTCCTCTGCTACATGAAACAGAGATGTAAAAGCCACACATTAGTACCGCAAATGATCTATTTTAATAACAGAGCGGATATATGAATGAAAGAGCGAATCTTCCCAGTATGGACTCCTGCAGATGTGATTAGGACTGACTCCTGCTTCCCGAACTCATGTTTGGCGCTTCTGCAGATCTGAGGCTGAGCGAGTGGGGGGTTGGAGAGTCAGCTGTTTTGTGGCTGTGTGATATTTCCAGTGTATCAGTACCGAGGGGATCATGACAACAATGATTCAGCCGGCTAAAATAGACATAAGAATGTGCCAAATGGTTCTGTTTCCGGTTGCTTGGACGGGGTCAGCGTTGGAAAGCCCTTTTCGGGAATTCTTAAATATCCAAATGTTTATATCCATAAATGGAGCTGTTAATGTATTTccgttttaaatatttcattttcaataaaaataggTTCTAGCAAGTCTCACATGCTCTCCTCGTCCTCAGTTGTTTGGTCAAGCAAGTCCCATCCCCAGATTTTGTCAAAGTCTGATCATTTAAACAGGGGTTCTATTGTGTTACAAAGTATTTTACTCATTTTCATGTGAGTCAAGATGTAGATGATGTATATTTGTTTCTTCAAAAAGCAGCTTTGGAAAAATTTTGCATTACTTACATCACAAATGAATCATCTGTAGTGAATTGGTGCTGTCAGaatcaaaaagataaatatattacaataatccacacaactccagtccatcaataaATGtcagcgtttaaaaaaaaaaaaaaaaaaacaagctactAAAATTTTGTACAAATTTCAAGCGGTTGCTTCTGGCCAGAATTCCAGCCCGTAATCCATAATGTTGCTTCCTCCAAACTGATCTTCATCAGCGATGGTCCGAAAGTAAGTTAATTTagagcacatatatatatttttgagtgaactattctaTTAGAAAACTAAATGCTTGTGTTTGGATGCTTTGGTCTGGCTATGAAAGAAGAACATCTAGTAGTCTTGTAGTCTTACTTGTACTTGCCTCCGCGTCATCAtttacactatttaaaaaatagtgtCCTACCATTTTATACTCCTCTTCTTTTGACCTGAAAACAAACCTGATATCTCTTGGTCATCAGAGAATTCAAGCCCAGAAATAGGTCTAAGTAGTACCTACAGTCTCAACTCAAGGTCAGGGACACATACCTGCTCTCTCCATTCGGATTAAATCCACCGTCTTTGGACGCAATGCAAAGTTTAGTTGAAGCATGACAACGAACATCTGCTCTTTCATCAGGACTAAGAacaaagatttttatatttagggAGGACTGTTCTCCTTGGGCATCTATAATGCAAGGTATGCAGGGCACATGAGAAGGTAAAGCAGTACTATCACTTGATGCTCCAGGTTGTTTTACACCACTCACTGCTGCAAAACACTCCTAAGCTGTTCGTGCATTGTATATTTCTTCTTTTACAGCATCAATTATTAAAGTCAGAATAAATGCATTGCATGCATGGTTGCTCTCTGTGCTTAAGGATCATTTGCGACGTTTATTATGATCATCGCACGTTTCATCCTTCTGTTTTGGCAGATGCATTTCAGTACTTTTATCAGATTTGCGTGGTGTCTCACTGTCTGCTTCCATGATTGTGCCATCAagtaaaataaatccaaattgAGCATGTCTATATCCTGTATGGCCTGGTTAGATGTAACATTAAGCAACTGCCAAGGAGTCCTCTTGAATAAAACCCTCAGTAGTAACCTTGTGTCTTCTGAGGACATGGACTGCAAATTGTGACATTAAAGACTCTGACTGGGATGTTTAGCCAAAAAagatcaattattttaaatgtcccttcatatattatttattggttttatatGTAATCTAGACTAAAGCGTGACAATAAGCATGGCCAGAACCTACCAGATACCTCACTCAACTTGCCTCATACTCTATTCTgcataattttgcatttaataaataaacttgctaTTAGTCCACATGAaaagcatatattaaaaaaagctagtATGCATAATTTTTGCACTTGCATACACATAACATCCAAGCAGAGCTTAAGCAACGTATCATATAATAGAAACAGAGTGCcataaaatacaaaagctgTACTTGATGAATTTCAGTGAGATTTAGAATATGTTAGTCGTGTACTCTTCCATTAACATTTGATGTGCCGTGGTCCTTCAGCAATGCAGATAGGTTCCTTCATGTTCATCTGTCAGTAGTTAGCCTGCCATTCGTCTCATGAATCTtaccattatttaaatataaagatctGTCCCTAATAAACTCCTATTGCGAACCATTGCAGCGCAATTTGATGCAGAGCATCAGTTATAACGCAATGCACTGAAAATCATGTCGAAAACACTGTCTCATCTTACCTGTCATCCGAGGGAAATAAGGGCTGCAATCTCCATAGTTCACGGGCTGGGAAGTGTAGATATCGCAATAGTCGGCACTCGGATAAAAAGCATCCCTGTTCTTTACATTCATCGCCATCTTCCCTGCATCCTTCCAAGCTCTCTCTGCTGCTCAACTTCTTCCAGCCAGACGCGCGCCGCATGCTTCAAGCGTCCAGCGGGGGGGTGTTCGTAATCGCATACGGttcaaaaaaacagcagaaatagGTGGGAAACGCTGTATGCATGTGATAGCGGACGATTTAAATTAAGATGACAGATGCGTTTAAAACGCTATTCTTAATCACAGCTCCGCTGGTCGGGAATACAGTGCGATTTACATTAAAGTCTCCCTCGGCCTAGTTGGTACAGTCCATCTCCTATCGAAGTGAGAATCTGATTGACGATTCAACAGCACGCGCAAAGAGAGGATGCGCGAGCCTGTGACTTGACAAACGGTGTGTGAAGTAGTCTACTTGAGGTAGTGTACTTCATTATTAATATCTGTACAGTTTAAATACAATCGTGCTTTCCGCGGGtgctattaaatgtaaatactcgTATTTTATTCAGCTTGATTTACAAGGCTATTCTTTGCtccttgagaaaaaaaaaacaatttagatCTACAGAGCAAATAATTTATTGgaacaataaacaatatgattatatattgtACGATTAATTCTGAAAACTTTTTTAGGTATGAGAGTTTTATTCTAATATGTTTTAGCAAGGACCTTGACCTTGACTTTTAACTAAGTAATTCAgtcattcataataaaaaaaatacagagtaTAATTCATCTGAAATTTTACtctaatggaaataaataaatgcacagttGAGTCagtaaacaaactattttaattataaatatatgattaaatgcGCAATGGTCGAGATCTGAATCAGTAtggattaaataaaaacaaactgcatGTCTGTAAAGACAACGACGACGAAAATTGCTTCTGCAGTCTATttagtttagtattttaaaCATCTGTCTTTTCATTCCCGTTCcttaatacatttaacattcattattatttatgcaattgCAATTCTCGTGTGCCTGTAGCATCAAACAGTCTGTATAAAGGCACATTTTCGTTtgcatatgcatacatttgCCGTCCGAAACTGgcataaatatcacatttactATTTCTGGGGGGTCCTCAAAAGATCgacactttattttgcttgtttggCACGTGTTTGCTGAACATATGGCTATCCTATACCACAGTGGGATGATCGATCGGGAAAAAAAGGAGTTCACTGGGTTTGTCATCCTCGCTCTCTGTCCCTCTCCCTCTTTAGCAGCCAGTCACCCTCCCTCTTACCTATCCGGCCACTTTGGTGCTTATTTATTCACAGGATCCTCCCTTATTCCATCGTGACAGCGTTCTTGACGGTATTTATCCAATCCATCGGATATCGGACAGCATGAATCGTGTCTTTCTCCCTCAGTGATGAATGATTCGTGTGAAAACACTGCTCGCGATccgccgccgctgctgctgTGATGATGGAGAGGCGGTGCGTGTCAGAGCGGGGCGGCTAGAGGCCCGGCAAAGCCCCGCGCTGGATTTACAGCCCTGACCGAGCGACTGAACACCAACAGCGGATTGCCTCACAACAACTCGTCGGTACGTACCCATCTTAGCTATACACATAAACGTGAGatgtgtgtttattcatttattgtttgagTAACAGCGCTGGTGGTCTTTTAATAAGTATGTTTCGTTTCAAAGTATAATCCAATGAAGCGTCATTGGCGGGatattacagcatattttatcTAAAGTTATCGGGCTAGCCATAGCGGATTAGCCTAGCGGCTAGGCAGCTAAAGGAATCAATatcttattatttaaagaaataatccGTCTTAAATGACTCAGTTACACGCCAACTCTGATTTCCTTTCATTGTGGAGTTTTTAAActctttaacaaatataaatgggGGTTTTCTTTCCAATTAGTATGTTTTGTCTGGGGTTGCTAGCTGGCTAATTATGTCATGTATGTGAGCTTTCCAATACTGTTTCTGCTTTAATAAGATAATGTTACGTTTATAATATGTGTTTCAATACGTTAAAAGGCTTCAGTAAGTTCATGTTATAAATTCCGGGTTGTTTGTTTATGAAACACTTGTTTAGGTGTAGTATTAACCCGGTTTGTAGTCCttatattaatatgtttctGCTCTGTCATGATTgcggtgtgtttgttttgactagtgacttttttttaactaataagGTTGAATGATATAACAAGTTACTgtaataaatttgatttatgCATCTAAATAGTTAATTTTATCAAGTGGTTCTCTGTCATTGTGGCTTAGTCTATTCATATGCAAGAATGATAAACCTCTTAATCTTATTATCTTCCCATCTCTGTCACTCTAAACACTGTTGTGGAGGTTTGTTGTGGTTGGCATGGGTGTCGTTTGAGTTGTTTTGGCTAAACTGAGCGAGCTGGTCCACTTTCCACTGACACTTATTTATCCTTCTTTCTGTTATCACAGACGGTATAATTCAGTGGATCTGAAGAGAAGTTTTAAAACAAGCTGGAGGCCTAACTATGATGGACATTTACTTTTACATGTGGCCCTGACATCACACCAAGGTAAGCAAAAATACAGAATGTTATGAAATTATTAAgtcatcagtgttttttttttctccttattttaactgtaaaaattaAGCAATAAAAAGTGTAAAGGCATGAGGTGGTTACAACCGTGGCGGTACCAAGGTTTACAAAGCTctgtaataaacatttgcatgGTGTTTTACATGAGTAAACTGGAAGAACAGCATAAGAGCATAGTCAGGACAAAAGGTCTGACGTGTTCCTCTCACATGGCCTAGTTTTAAAATCCAATAATTTCAGATCACACGTTAACACGGTGAAAGATGCTGTTTGTCAGACTTTCAGCTGCCTTACACCCAGGAGATGCATAAGGGTGTCTTTTTGTTGGCACATGTTTGCAAGAAAAAACAAGTCATCCACTACAGTGTGAAGTGCCAAATGTTTTTGGCTCTATGTTGTGTGGAAATATCACTCCTCTCTCACAGAGTGatacatttctgtcatttctgaACTTCctgtaagtatttttttaagacTGACGTAAGTGATGAGACCTCTGCATTAAATGGCTGTTGTCTTCATGGTTTAGTATTAGTTTGTGTCTTTTAGATACCATTCACAgttttggggttggtaagatatttttaaatgttttttgaaagaaggcTATTACGCtcttatactttaaaatattattacagtttaaaactgtttttttggaATATACTTTGAAATGTATTCATGTGAAACaatgttgaattttcagcatcatgatccttcataaatcattctgatatgctgatttactgctcaaatttattttcaatattgaaaacggttgtgctgcttaatatgtttgAGGAAACatcttacagaccccaaactgatagagtgtgtatatataacatatgttAATGAGTATCTATCACCATTGTTACATTTAAGTTTATATGCTTGTGTGCAAATCTATGATTCTGTTTGTTACTGACTTAGTCTCTTAAGACCTAAGTCTGTTTTTCATGCGGACTTGTTTGTCTGAGGTGTAGTTTGCAGTGCTGAACATTTTGTCCCGTCGTgtagtttattaaaaacaatgcatgttGCCAAAACATACCTTTCGTCCTGTTCCCCTTCAGGAGAAGCGGAGGTtggagatttttatttttccttttaaaaattgtGAGGACTTCACATCATGCCTCCAAGACCCTCCTCGGGAGAGCTATGGGGCATTCATTTGATGCCCCCCAGGATTCTGGTGGACTGTCTACTGCCCAATGGCATGATCCTGACACTAGAGTGCCTCCGGGAGGCCACTCTCATTACAATCAAACATGAACTCTTTAAAGAGGCTAGGAAGTACCCCCTCCATCACCTGCTTCAGGAGGAGACCTCCTATATTTTCGTCAGTGTAACGCAAGAGGCAGAGCGTGAGGAGTTCTACGACGAGACGAGAAGACTTTGCGACCTTCGGCTATTCCAGCCCTTTCTGAAGGTCATTGAACCTGTAGgaaacagagaggaaaaaatcCTCAACAGAGAAATCGGTAAGGCTACACatgagcagtttttttttcttttatttgctaAATGCAATACTTGAAACaagcatttttgattaatttaaaatcagttctgacagatttatttctgtaaatttgcactaccattcaaaagcaaatgtttttattaaattgatcaaattgaTAGCAAAggctattataatattaatgctgttcttttgaaccgCCATTTCgttaaacaatacaaaaatattgttttcacaaaaatattaagcagcacagctttGTGCAATGTTGCTAGtcagaagaaatgttttttttaaatggcaaatcagcatatcagaaggatcatgtgatactgaagacgtTTAAGTAACAAAGGTGCAATGatatgaaaattcagctttgccatcacagcagtaaatcaccttttaaaattcttaaaatatataaaaacggttattagttgttttaaaattgtaatgctGTTCACAATATTATGGttatactgttatttttaatactatatttttacTGACTCTAAACTGTGAATATTATTGTTTGAATCTGACCCTTTTCTAAGatggtgttatttttgtttttgtgtgtgtgtgtgtgtgtgtgtgtgtttgtttttttgcaggttTTGCCATCGGTATGCCAGTGTGCGAGTTTGATCTAGTGAAGGATCCTGAGGTGCAGGATTTTAGGAGAAATATTCTTAACGTCTGCAAAGACTCAGTAGAGCTACGAGATGCCAGTGGGGCACACAGTCGAGCGCTATATGTTTATCCTCCTAACGTGGAGTCTTCACCAGAGCTTCCAAAGCATATATATGGCAAATTAGACAAAGGTATGCTTGTACTTTTATAGGACTGTTTTGGGTTGTTTCATGTTACAGAATAATCAGTGATGGTTGACCATGTAAATTAAAGTTGTattcaagaggaaaaaaaaaaaaaagtctttcttgAGCTATGACGTTCTTAGTTCTTTCGAAGTGAGACAGCTTTTCTACGCACTTCTACTTATGCATTTCCAGTTTAATGTCTGTGGGCAGAGATAGCAGAACTCAACTTCTAGGTCCCTTCCtgatgaaatgtatatattgtgcCATTCTTTTCAGTTGCTAGTTTAAGTTTTAAGACTTTAAtatctaattaataaatatataaaaaaataaatgtgtgtatatgtatatatatatatatatatatatatatatatatatatatatatatatatatagtctatagtctatatatacattatttaacagGTACTTTAAAAACAGTCAACACTTTTGGCTGTggtaatcaaatcaaaaattacatggaatgtttttttatgggTTATAGCCAATAGTAATTTTCAAAGTGTTGAGCCTTTTTTGGAGGTTTTGTATTGCAGCaactctgttttctttcttatgtgAATGGGCTTgtgttgtagtagtagtagtcaTGAAGCATGTGATGCTTGTTTTTTAGCTTTTGTCCTCTGTTTCCTCTTAGCCTGGAGGAATGTATGCACAACAACTCCATTACATTAATTTCCTGACAGCTTCATTGGGATGTATTCAACATTCAGCCTTTCTTTTTAACACGCTGAGTAGCCATGTGGGATTAATTGTTTGTTCTCACATGCTTGATGCCTGAAGAAATCAATTCAAAAATGCTATTCGTGTTAACTTTCTGAtcttcttgtttgtgtgttaggtCAAATCATTGTCGTTATCTGGGTGATCGTCTCTCCCAACAACGACAAGCAAAAGTACACACTTAAGATCAATCACGACTGCGTACCCGAGCAGGTGATCGCTGAAGCCATCAGGAAGAAGACCAGGAGCATGCTGCTGTCAGCCGAGCAGCTAAAGATGTGCGTGCAAGAATATCAGGGCAAATACATCCTAAAAGTCTGTGGCTGTGATGAGTATCTGTTGGAAAAGTACCCCATTAGTCAATACAAGGTATTTGGGAAATTTTGGCATACATGTTCTTGAATAACTGCTATTCTTTGTATGCAGtttctgttttactgttttgctttta
This genomic interval carries:
- the zmat3 gene encoding zinc finger matrin-type protein 3 isoform X2, with the translated sequence MAMNVKNRDAFYPSADYCDIYTSQPVNYGDCSPYFPRMTGPDPILKPPLSLICQQPPQPFQAMTPTQNLSPPPVMMSPDPLRFPHCSPLAIKPPTHLQLPPTPPIPAPPVLSPKPPEEDAQALGSDQEATLEELCKPLYCKLCNVTLNSAQQAQAHYQPLSKGASRVILATENDYCKLCDASFSSPAVAQAHYQGKNHAKRLRLAEAQQNATSLDLTNTQRRPRKEGYEYRLMKNRRAHINTAMPGPYYNPRPRQRIPRDLAMCVTPSGQFYCSMCNSGASEEAEFRLHLESKQHKSRVSEQRYRSEMENLGYT
- the zmat3 gene encoding zinc finger matrin-type protein 3 isoform X3, with the translated sequence MTPTQNLSPPPVMMSPDPLRFPHCSPLAIKPPTHLQLPPTPPIPAPPVLSPKPPEEDAQALGSDQEATLEELCKPLYCKLCNVTLNSAQQAQAHYQGKNHSKKLRNFYAGSQQPPPIRIPEVVEPVSQQPSATPPTDSANVTANQPLSKGASRVILATENDYCKLCDASFSSPAVAQAHYQGKNHAKRLRLAEAQQNATSLDLTNTQRRPRKEGYEYRLMKNRRAHINTAMPGPYYNPRPRQRIPRDLAMCVTPSGQFYCSMCNSGASEEAEFRLHLESKQHKSRVSEQRYRSEMENLGYT
- the zmat3 gene encoding zinc finger matrin-type protein 3 isoform X1, translated to MAMNVKNRDAFYPSADYCDIYTSQPVNYGDCSPYFPRMTGPDPILKPPLSLICQQPPQPFQAMTPTQNLSPPPVMMSPDPLRFPHCSPLAIKPPTHLQLPPTPPIPAPPVLSPKPPEEDAQALGSDQEATLEELCKPLYCKLCNVTLNSAQQAQAHYQGKNHSKKLRNFYAGSQQPPPIRIPEVVEPVSQQPSATPPTDSANVTANQPLSKGASRVILATENDYCKLCDASFSSPAVAQAHYQGKNHAKRLRLAEAQQNATSLDLTNTQRRPRKEGYEYRLMKNRRAHINTAMPGPYYNPRPRQRIPRDLAMCVTPSGQFYCSMCNSGASEEAEFRLHLESKQHKSRVSEQRYRSEMENLGYT